A genomic region of Mesorhizobium sp. NZP2077 contains the following coding sequences:
- a CDS encoding extracellular solute-binding protein, producing MGRVLVWLITATSLFTLSPRPAMSEPKHAIAMQGEPALPPDYTHFDYVNPDAPKGGNITYCVVGSFDNLNPFILKSLRTTARGMMDLNYGNLVFEPLMQRNNDEAFSLYGLLADSVDMDPQRKSIEFHLNPTAKWSDGEPVTPEDVLFTYDVFTDKGRPPYNARMSLIAKLEKTGDHSVRFTFNEKANRETPLIIALTPILPKHAFNKETFDKTTLKPLIGSGPYTIAQVAPGQRIVFKRNPDYWGKDVPAKRGFDNYDQITIEYFLNANAKLEAFKKGLCAIDDDSDPVKRERDLDFPAFHRGDVVAETFDTGIPPVVTGFLFNTRLQKFGNPVVRRALGMLYDFEWANKNLFGGKYTRTMSYWQNSELSALGHPADDREKALLAPYPGRVPPDVMDGTWTPPVTDGSGQDRKVLKTAFDLLKSIGYHVQDGTMLDPDGKPFGFEILTASQDEERLAGIYQRTLEKIGINVSIRSLDGDQIQSRKQRFDFEALIGSSGFNNSLSPGFEQLGRWSSEAAKAEGSFNLAGVADPAVDAAIEAMLRAQSKEDYVAAVRVLDRLLISGYYMVPTQYNTQQWLAYWNYLEHPRKTPIFGYQLPTWWRKPN from the coding sequence ATGGGCCGCGTTCTTGTTTGGCTGATCACCGCGACATCTCTTTTCACCCTCTCGCCGCGGCCGGCCATGTCGGAACCGAAGCATGCTATTGCCATGCAGGGCGAGCCAGCACTGCCGCCTGACTATACCCACTTCGACTACGTCAATCCCGACGCGCCGAAGGGCGGTAACATTACCTATTGCGTCGTCGGCAGCTTCGACAACCTCAACCCGTTCATCCTGAAAAGCCTGCGCACGACGGCGCGCGGCATGATGGATCTGAACTACGGCAACCTCGTTTTCGAGCCGTTGATGCAGCGCAACAACGACGAGGCCTTCAGTCTCTATGGCTTGCTCGCAGATAGCGTCGACATGGATCCCCAGCGCAAGTCGATCGAATTCCATCTCAACCCCACCGCAAAATGGTCAGACGGCGAACCGGTGACGCCGGAGGATGTGCTGTTCACTTACGATGTCTTTACCGACAAGGGCCGCCCGCCCTACAACGCACGCATGAGCCTGATCGCCAAGCTTGAAAAGACCGGTGATCACAGCGTGCGCTTCACATTCAACGAGAAGGCCAATCGTGAAACGCCCCTGATTATCGCGCTGACGCCGATCCTGCCGAAACATGCCTTCAACAAGGAGACTTTCGACAAGACAACGCTGAAGCCGCTGATTGGCAGTGGACCTTACACCATTGCCCAGGTGGCGCCTGGCCAGCGCATCGTGTTCAAGCGCAACCCCGATTATTGGGGCAAGGATGTCCCGGCCAAGCGCGGCTTCGACAATTACGACCAGATCACCATCGAATATTTCCTCAACGCCAACGCCAAGCTCGAGGCCTTCAAGAAAGGCCTCTGCGCCATCGACGACGACAGCGATCCGGTCAAGCGTGAGCGCGATCTCGATTTCCCGGCCTTCCACAGGGGTGACGTGGTCGCCGAAACCTTCGACACCGGCATTCCGCCCGTCGTGACCGGTTTCCTGTTCAACACGAGGCTGCAGAAGTTCGGCAATCCGGTGGTTCGGCGCGCGCTCGGCATGCTCTACGATTTCGAATGGGCCAACAAGAACCTGTTCGGCGGCAAGTACACGCGTACGATGAGTTATTGGCAGAACTCCGAGCTTTCCGCGCTCGGCCATCCGGCCGACGACAGGGAGAAGGCGTTGCTCGCCCCCTACCCCGGCCGTGTGCCGCCTGACGTCATGGACGGCACCTGGACACCGCCGGTAACCGACGGTTCGGGCCAGGACCGCAAGGTGTTGAAGACAGCTTTCGATCTCCTGAAAAGCATCGGTTACCATGTCCAGGACGGTACGATGCTCGATCCCGACGGCAAACCTTTCGGATTCGAGATCTTGACTGCTTCGCAGGATGAGGAGCGCCTGGCCGGCATCTATCAGCGCACATTGGAGAAGATCGGCATCAACGTCAGCATCCGTAGCCTCGACGGCGACCAGATCCAGTCACGCAAGCAGCGCTTCGATTTCGAGGCTCTGATCGGATCCAGCGGCTTCAACAATTCCCTGTCGCCAGGCTTCGAACAGCTCGGACGCTGGAGCTCCGAGGCGGCCAAGGCCGAAGGCTCGTTCAATCTCGCCGGCGTTGCCGATCCGGCGGTCGATGCGGCGATCGAAGCGATGCTGCGCGCCCAATCGAAGGAGGACTATGTCGCCGCCGTTCGCGTTCTCGACCGGCTGCTGATCTCGGGCTACTACATGGTGCCGACGCAGTACAACACGCAGCAGTGGCTTGCTTACTGGAATTATCTGGAACATCCGAGGAAGACGCCCATATTCGGATATCAGCTGCCGACATGGTGGCGCAAACCGAACTGA
- a CDS encoding serine hydrolase domain-containing protein, with amino-acid sequence MSVTAGAAALDRGFGGRVNQVVDRAIEEGRVVGAVILVARHGEVLYRRAAGLADRETNKPMATDAIFRLASVTKPVVATAALALVEAGVIRLDDPVTKFIPEFQPKLADGSEPVITIRQLLTHTAGLDYGFRQAADGSYHRADVSDGLDQPGLSMAENLERIASVPLSYVPGTGWSYSVAMDVLGEAMARATGASLPELVDRLVVQPLGMHDAAFAVRDRSRLVTPYADGPGRAISMGAHHRVPFGNGAISFSPGRVFDPASFASGGTGMNGTAGDVLKLLEALRSGGAPVIRPETAAAMTTDAIPRLETTMPGWGWGLGFAVLRDPISASTPQSAGTWRWGGVYGHSWFVDPALELTMLALTNTAIAGMTGAFPDALRDAIYGRQA; translated from the coding sequence ATGTCCGTGACCGCCGGCGCCGCAGCGCTTGATCGTGGCTTTGGCGGACGTGTCAATCAGGTCGTCGACAGGGCGATCGAGGAGGGACGCGTCGTCGGCGCGGTGATCCTTGTCGCCCGGCACGGTGAAGTCCTTTATAGGCGCGCCGCCGGCCTCGCCGACCGCGAAACGAACAAACCGATGGCGACGGACGCGATCTTCCGGCTTGCGTCGGTGACTAAACCCGTCGTCGCAACAGCCGCACTTGCCCTTGTCGAAGCCGGCGTCATCCGCCTCGATGATCCCGTGACAAAATTCATCCCGGAATTCCAGCCGAAACTGGCAGATGGGAGCGAACCCGTCATCACCATCCGCCAGTTGCTGACGCATACTGCGGGGCTGGACTATGGTTTTCGTCAGGCGGCGGATGGGTCTTATCATCGCGCGGATGTTTCCGACGGTCTCGACCAGCCCGGCCTCTCCATGGCCGAGAATCTCGAGCGCATCGCGTCGGTGCCGCTGTCCTATGTCCCGGGAACGGGATGGAGCTACTCGGTGGCGATGGATGTTCTGGGGGAAGCGATGGCGAGAGCCACTGGTGCCTCCTTGCCGGAATTGGTCGATCGCCTGGTTGTCCAACCGCTCGGCATGCATGACGCGGCCTTTGCCGTACGCGATCGATCCCGGCTGGTGACGCCTTACGCCGACGGACCCGGCAGGGCTATCTCGATGGGCGCGCATCATCGCGTGCCGTTCGGCAACGGCGCCATCTCATTCTCGCCCGGGCGTGTCTTCGATCCCGCTTCCTTCGCCTCGGGCGGAACCGGCATGAACGGCACCGCCGGCGATGTCCTCAAGCTGCTCGAGGCGTTGCGTTCGGGCGGCGCGCCGGTCATCCGCCCCGAGACGGCCGCGGCGATGACCACTGATGCGATACCAAGGCTGGAAACCACCATGCCTGGCTGGGGCTGGGGGCTCGGATTTGCCGTCCTTCGTGACCCGATCTCCGCGTCGACGCCTCAAAGTGCCGGCACATGGCGCTGGGGTGGCGTTTACGGTCATTCGTGGTTCGTGGATCCGGCATTGGAGCTGACGATGTTGGCGCTGACAAACACGGCCATCGCCGGCATGACCGGCGCCTTCCCCGATGCACTCCGCGACGCCATCTATGGCAGGCAGGCCTAG
- a CDS encoding PepSY domain-containing protein has protein sequence MSRVLLVTSVAVLIAAGPAFAADEAPLPPPNAKKLSEILAKVEQRDGFRYVKEVDWDKDAYTVTYYTSDKAKVEITYDPVTAEPK, from the coding sequence ATGTCCAGAGTTCTGCTGGTGACCAGCGTCGCCGTTCTTATCGCCGCGGGGCCGGCCTTTGCCGCGGATGAAGCGCCTCTGCCGCCGCCCAATGCCAAGAAGCTGTCGGAGATCCTCGCCAAGGTCGAGCAGCGCGACGGCTTTCGCTATGTGAAAGAGGTCGACTGGGACAAAGACGCCTACACCGTCACCTACTACACCTCGGACAAGGCGAAGGTCGAGATCACCTATGATCCGGTGACAGCCGAGCCAAAATAG
- the rpiA gene encoding ribose-5-phosphate isomerase RpiA gives MDARQLKVEAARAALAHVSDGMRLGIGTGTTAEEFVRLLADKVATGMTVIGVPTSERTAVLCRELGVPLSTLEETPELDLTVDGADEVDPELTLIKGGGGALLREKIVAAASQRMIVIADRSKMVETLGRFPLPIEVNQFGLRATEIAIAAAAANLGLSGPITLRMTGGQAFVTDGGHFILDASFGRIPDTRALSNALHAIPGVVEHGLFIGLASAAIIAGGDGIQTVHAARKPGSSTDHDVA, from the coding sequence ATGGATGCAAGACAGTTGAAGGTCGAGGCCGCGCGGGCCGCCCTTGCCCATGTCAGTGACGGCATGCGGCTCGGCATCGGCACCGGCACCACGGCGGAAGAGTTCGTGCGCCTGTTGGCCGACAAGGTCGCCACCGGCATGACTGTCATCGGTGTGCCGACCTCGGAGCGCACCGCAGTACTGTGCCGCGAGCTTGGCGTGCCACTGTCGACGCTGGAGGAAACGCCCGAGCTCGATCTCACCGTCGACGGCGCCGATGAAGTCGATCCGGAACTGACCCTGATCAAGGGCGGCGGCGGCGCGCTGCTGCGCGAGAAGATCGTGGCCGCGGCCTCGCAACGCATGATCGTCATTGCCGACCGGTCGAAGATGGTCGAGACGCTCGGGCGTTTTCCGCTGCCGATCGAAGTCAACCAGTTCGGCCTGCGCGCCACCGAGATCGCGATAGCCGCGGCGGCTGCAAATCTCGGCCTTTCCGGTCCGATTACATTGAGGATGACGGGAGGCCAGGCTTTTGTTACAGACGGCGGCCATTTTATCCTCGATGCATCTTTTGGCCGCATTCCGGATACAAGAGCGCTTTCGAATGCTCTCCATGCCATTCCGGGCGTGGTCGAGCATGGTCTTTTCATCGGGCTGGCGTCAGCGGCCATCATCGCCGGCGGCGACGGTATCCAAACCGTCCATGCCGCCCGAAAACCAGGGAGTTCTACCGATCATGATGTTGCATAA
- a CDS encoding DsbA family protein, with product MSEANAITVDVVSDVVCPWCFIGQKRLDKAVAAVAAVGDVDVHIRWRPFQLDPTIQPQGKDRREYMLAKFGSEERIREIHARIEPLGEAEGISFAFDAIKVAPNTLDAHRLIRWAGAAGEAVQNRLVRRLFQLNFEQGVNIGDHAVLVEAAREAGMDASVAATLLPTDADVEAVRTEIATAARMGISGVPCFLIEGKYAVMGAQDADTLADAIRQVAAAKARGELDKVG from the coding sequence ATGAGCGAAGCGAACGCGATAACCGTCGATGTGGTGTCGGACGTCGTCTGCCCCTGGTGTTTCATTGGCCAGAAGCGGCTGGACAAGGCAGTCGCCGCGGTCGCCGCGGTCGGCGATGTCGATGTGCATATACGCTGGCGGCCGTTCCAGCTCGATCCGACCATTCAGCCGCAAGGCAAGGACCGCCGCGAGTACATGCTGGCCAAGTTCGGCAGCGAGGAGCGCATCCGCGAGATCCATGCCCGTATCGAACCGCTTGGCGAAGCCGAGGGCATTTCCTTTGCCTTCGACGCCATCAAGGTGGCGCCTAACACGCTGGATGCGCATCGGCTGATCCGCTGGGCGGGTGCCGCCGGCGAAGCCGTGCAGAACAGACTGGTCCGTCGCCTGTTCCAGTTGAATTTCGAGCAGGGCGTCAACATCGGCGACCATGCCGTGCTGGTCGAAGCCGCCCGTGAGGCCGGCATGGATGCGTCCGTGGCCGCGACGCTCCTGCCGACCGATGCCGATGTCGAAGCGGTGCGCACCGAGATCGCCACGGCGGCGCGCATGGGCATATCAGGCGTGCCGTGCTTTCTCATCGAAGGCAAATACGCAGTCATGGGTGCGCAAGACGCCGACACGCTGGCCGATGCGATCCGCCAGGTGGCCGCGGCCAAGGCACGCGGCGAGTTGGACAAGGTCGGCTGA
- a CDS encoding lysozyme inhibitor LprI family protein, translated as MRFSVRTDVMLVLATILAGSILGAAPARAEGPSFDCAKASLPAEKAICADPQLSAIDLLVAKAYKDFEPAFGGDKRKIARGLIADRNACKGDTACIVSALNNALQTYGNAPSWVQDYNIALIGKKALDAAARNPDNRDQPLPSAVGQCATTHIKTLTTRLGDDPLETAPPEGGSAATFTNGGGSVSYDREPGLVASKVGEPVEMCLIAIPRDCPKDDDRGRVFYALDLVAKGSWALPDSEHLCGGA; from the coding sequence ATGCGATTTTCCGTTCGAACCGATGTCATGCTGGTGCTTGCTACCATTTTGGCCGGCAGCATCCTTGGAGCCGCGCCGGCGCGGGCCGAGGGGCCGTCCTTCGACTGCGCCAAGGCAAGCCTGCCGGCGGAGAAGGCTATCTGCGCAGATCCGCAGCTGTCGGCCATCGATCTGCTGGTTGCCAAGGCCTACAAGGATTTCGAGCCGGCATTCGGCGGCGACAAGCGCAAGATTGCCCGCGGGCTGATTGCCGACCGCAACGCCTGCAAGGGCGATACGGCCTGCATCGTCAGCGCGCTCAACAACGCTTTGCAGACCTATGGCAATGCGCCTTCATGGGTGCAGGATTATAACATCGCGCTGATCGGCAAGAAGGCGCTGGATGCCGCTGCGCGCAACCCCGACAACCGCGATCAGCCCCTGCCCTCGGCCGTCGGGCAATGTGCGACCACGCATATCAAGACGCTGACCACGCGGCTTGGAGACGACCCGCTGGAAACGGCCCCGCCTGAGGGCGGCAGCGCAGCCACCTTCACCAATGGCGGCGGGTCTGTCTCCTATGATCGCGAGCCTGGCCTCGTCGCCTCGAAGGTCGGCGAACCCGTCGAGATGTGCCTGATCGCCATTCCCAGGGATTGCCCCAAAGACGACGACCGCGGCCGAGTTTTTTACGCCCTCGACCTGGTCGCCAAGGGCAGTTGGGCCCTGCCGGATTCGGAACATCTGTGTGGCGGCGCCTGA
- a CDS encoding ABC transporter ATP-binding protein/permease, with protein sequence MRSFWGLMKAYWLSDHWKEAWTLTVVIALLTALSSKAGVWFAVALGELGNSIAFFHDAANTNPLQAILTNAGILVVLVVLKDAGFTGVRGLVSATLHRKWRGWLNSQFNQALLDGNHTHFHAQHGSAAGGIVAPDNIDQRIQESIKDMTGGAIGLAMGVLGVATSLYFIGENLIGSSVEVKGLEFLGAYGSAVLAFLAVAIYVPLNTWIAVKLGRLLERLNIRMQQAEGSYRSELTTFLRRSFHVAASHGEGVQKSMHDRLYVDIDRTWGRLNVVNNSYTSFELIYNFIGARIVAYGPGLVSFIHNRLDYKGYITGSEMVAQLISQCSWFIHVMPAIATLRANSQRVTELANAIEDVQHPQEFYSKTGRSDFHYASQNPVFGLTIQKLELAHQGEDATPFLSTANLRFRRGEWTFLKGESGCGKTSLIKAINGLWPYGHGTIVFPDEVKSFYAAQEVKLPQVSLKQLVCLPGSEHDHGDAQVASALHKAGLGDFIEQMANESREGKSWDQVLSGGQKQKLVVARIILQQPGLLFLDEATGALDPEGKIAFHQAIKDNCPDVTVISVMHEAVAPRSAAGTEFYHSIVLIADGVATKKPLVPTLPVELTTILAQPRPVEDKWLRFSRRLKQK encoded by the coding sequence ATGCGCAGTTTCTGGGGGCTAATGAAGGCCTACTGGTTGTCTGACCACTGGAAGGAAGCCTGGACGCTCACCGTCGTCATCGCGCTGCTGACGGCGCTTTCCAGCAAGGCCGGCGTGTGGTTTGCCGTGGCATTGGGCGAGTTGGGCAATTCGATCGCCTTCTTCCACGATGCCGCCAACACCAACCCGCTGCAGGCAATTCTGACCAACGCCGGCATATTGGTTGTGCTGGTCGTGCTTAAGGATGCCGGCTTTACCGGCGTGCGCGGTCTTGTCTCTGCAACCTTGCACCGAAAATGGCGTGGTTGGCTGAACAGCCAGTTCAACCAGGCTCTGCTCGACGGCAATCATACGCATTTCCATGCCCAGCACGGTTCGGCGGCCGGCGGTATCGTGGCGCCCGACAACATCGACCAGCGCATCCAGGAATCGATCAAGGACATGACCGGCGGGGCGATCGGTCTCGCCATGGGCGTTCTGGGTGTCGCGACGTCGCTCTATTTTATCGGCGAAAATCTGATTGGATCCTCTGTCGAGGTCAAAGGGCTGGAGTTCCTCGGCGCTTATGGCAGCGCAGTGCTGGCCTTCCTCGCCGTCGCCATTTACGTGCCGCTGAACACCTGGATTGCGGTCAAGCTTGGGCGCCTGCTCGAGCGGCTGAATATCCGCATGCAGCAGGCCGAGGGCAGCTACCGCAGTGAACTGACGACGTTCCTGCGCCGCAGCTTCCATGTCGCCGCCTCGCACGGCGAGGGCGTACAAAAATCGATGCACGACCGGCTCTATGTCGACATCGATCGCACGTGGGGCAGGCTCAATGTCGTCAACAACAGTTACACGTCGTTCGAGCTGATCTACAACTTCATCGGCGCCCGGATCGTCGCCTATGGTCCCGGTCTCGTGTCGTTCATCCACAATCGCCTGGACTACAAAGGCTATATAACCGGCTCTGAAATGGTCGCCCAGCTGATCAGCCAGTGCTCGTGGTTCATCCACGTCATGCCGGCCATCGCGACGCTACGCGCCAACAGCCAGCGTGTCACCGAACTGGCGAATGCGATCGAGGATGTTCAGCATCCGCAGGAGTTCTACAGCAAGACCGGCCGTTCCGACTTCCACTATGCCAGCCAGAACCCGGTCTTCGGCCTGACCATCCAGAAGCTCGAACTGGCGCATCAGGGCGAGGACGCCACGCCCTTCCTCAGTACCGCCAATTTGCGCTTCCGGCGCGGCGAGTGGACTTTCCTGAAGGGCGAATCCGGTTGCGGCAAGACTTCGCTGATCAAGGCGATCAACGGCCTCTGGCCCTACGGCCACGGCACCATCGTCTTCCCTGACGAGGTGAAGAGTTTTTATGCCGCTCAGGAGGTCAAGCTCCCGCAGGTGTCGCTGAAACAGCTGGTCTGCCTGCCGGGCTCCGAACATGATCATGGCGATGCCCAGGTCGCGTCCGCGCTGCACAAGGCTGGTCTCGGCGACTTCATCGAACAAATGGCCAATGAAAGCCGCGAGGGCAAAAGCTGGGATCAGGTCCTGTCGGGTGGCCAGAAGCAGAAGCTGGTGGTGGCCCGCATCATTCTGCAGCAGCCGGGACTGCTGTTCCTCGATGAAGCGACCGGTGCGCTCGACCCTGAGGGCAAGATTGCCTTCCATCAGGCGATCAAGGACAACTGCCCCGATGTCACGGTGATCAGCGTCATGCACGAAGCGGTGGCGCCGCGATCGGCTGCCGGTACCGAGTTCTACCACTCGATCGTCTTGATCGCCGACGGCGTCGCCACCAAGAAGCCTCTGGTTCCGACGCTGCCTGTCGAACTCACCACGATCCTGGCGCAGCCACGGCCGGTAGAGGACAAATGGCTGCGTTTCTCGCGTCGGCTGAAGCAGAAATAA
- a CDS encoding phosphoglycolate phosphatase, whose amino-acid sequence MTGPIIVFDLDGTLVDTAPDLLDSLNHSLAASELQAVDEAGFKRFVGHGGRVMIERAHAAQQRLLDVDEHDRLLKLFLDHYTDNIPGKSRPYPGVTEAIARFEKAGYLLAICTNKYEANSLALIEALGLTRHFAAIAGQDTFAFRKPDPRHLIETIKRAGGDPHRALMVGDSQTDIDTAKAAGIPVVAVDFGYTDRHVREFEPSAVISHFDALTLDLAEKLINAAAGY is encoded by the coding sequence ATGACCGGCCCGATCATCGTGTTCGACCTCGACGGAACGCTTGTTGACACGGCGCCGGACCTGCTCGACAGCCTCAACCACAGCCTTGCCGCCAGCGAACTCCAGGCCGTCGACGAAGCCGGCTTCAAGCGCTTCGTCGGCCATGGCGGCCGGGTGATGATAGAGCGGGCGCACGCCGCCCAGCAGCGCTTGCTCGATGTCGACGAACATGACCGGCTGCTAAAACTGTTCCTCGATCACTACACCGACAACATTCCCGGCAAATCCCGTCCCTACCCCGGCGTCACCGAGGCGATCGCACGCTTCGAGAAGGCGGGCTATCTCCTGGCTATCTGCACCAACAAATACGAGGCCAACTCGCTGGCGTTGATCGAAGCGCTCGGCCTGACCAGGCATTTCGCCGCGATCGCCGGCCAGGACACGTTCGCGTTCCGCAAGCCCGATCCGCGCCACCTGATAGAAACCATCAAACGGGCCGGCGGCGATCCGCACCGCGCGCTGATGGTCGGCGATTCGCAAACCGACATCGACACCGCCAAGGCTGCCGGCATTCCCGTCGTCGCCGTCGATTTCGGCTACACCGACCGCCATGTCCGTGAATTCGAGCCCTCGGCGGTGATTTCGCATTTCGACGCGCTGACGCTGGATCTGGCGGAGAAGCTGATCAACGCCGCCGCAGGATACTGA
- the gor gene encoding glutathione-disulfide reductase has translation MADYDYDLFVIGGGSGGVRAARVAAALGKRVGIAEEYRFGGTCVIRGCVPKKLYVYASQFPEHFADAAGYGWTVPEASFDWRTLVANKDREISRLEAIYKKNVEGAGGETFHSRAMIVDPHVIHLLAEDRTVTADQILIATGGRPAAHPALPGHEYCIFSNEAFDLKELPKAIMIEGGGYIAVEFANIFHGLGVDTTLVYRGKEILSRFDMDLRRTLHETMEKKGIKILCHSVSEGVRKRPDGRLDALLSSGQTLTVDQVMLAIGRIPNTENMGLEGIGIEMSAAGAIKVDDYSRTNIDNIWAIGDVTNRVQLTPVAIHEAMCFIETAFKDNPTAPDHETIATAVFSQPEIGTVGLSEDEAVKRFADIEIYRASFRPMRHTLSGRDEKMLIKLVVDGASRKVLGAHILGPDAGEMAQLLGIPLKAGLTKDDFDRTMAVHPTAAEELVTMYKPTYRVRDGVRV, from the coding sequence ATGGCCGATTATGACTACGATCTCTTCGTCATCGGCGGCGGCTCGGGCGGGGTGAGGGCGGCGCGCGTCGCCGCGGCACTCGGCAAGCGCGTCGGTATCGCCGAGGAATACCGTTTTGGCGGCACCTGCGTCATCCGCGGCTGCGTGCCGAAGAAGCTCTATGTTTACGCCTCGCAATTTCCGGAGCATTTCGCAGACGCTGCCGGCTATGGCTGGACGGTGCCGGAAGCCAGTTTCGACTGGCGCACACTGGTCGCCAACAAGGATCGTGAAATCAGCCGGCTGGAGGCGATCTACAAGAAAAATGTCGAGGGCGCCGGTGGCGAGACCTTCCATTCGCGGGCTATGATCGTCGACCCGCACGTGATCCATCTTCTGGCCGAGGACCGCACCGTTACCGCCGACCAGATCCTGATCGCGACCGGCGGCCGGCCGGCGGCGCATCCAGCGCTGCCCGGCCATGAATACTGCATTTTCTCCAATGAGGCTTTCGACCTCAAGGAGCTGCCGAAGGCGATCATGATCGAGGGCGGCGGCTATATCGCGGTCGAGTTCGCCAACATCTTCCACGGCCTTGGCGTCGACACCACGCTGGTCTATCGCGGCAAGGAGATCCTCAGCCGCTTCGACATGGATCTGCGTCGTACGCTACACGAGACCATGGAGAAGAAAGGCATCAAGATACTTTGCCATTCGGTGTCCGAGGGGGTGCGCAAGCGGCCGGACGGCCGGCTCGACGCCCTTCTTTCCAGTGGCCAGACGCTGACAGTGGACCAGGTCATGCTGGCCATCGGGCGCATCCCCAACACCGAGAATATGGGCCTGGAAGGCATCGGCATCGAGATGAGCGCGGCCGGCGCGATCAAGGTCGACGATTATTCCCGCACCAACATCGACAACATCTGGGCGATCGGCGACGTCACTAACCGCGTGCAGCTGACGCCGGTGGCGATCCATGAAGCGATGTGCTTCATCGAGACGGCATTCAAGGATAACCCGACCGCGCCGGACCACGAGACGATCGCGACCGCGGTCTTCTCACAACCGGAAATCGGTACGGTTGGCCTGTCGGAAGACGAAGCCGTGAAGCGTTTCGCCGATATCGAGATCTACCGCGCCAGCTTCCGGCCGATGCGGCATACGCTGTCGGGCCGCGACGAGAAGATGCTGATCAAGCTGGTGGTCGATGGCGCGTCCCGCAAAGTGCTCGGCGCACACATATTGGGGCCGGATGCCGGCGAAATGGCGCAGCTGCTCGGCATTCCGCTGAAGGCCGGACTGACCAAGGATGACTTCGACCGCACCATGGCCGTGCACCCGACCGCGGCGGAGGAACTCGTCACCATGTACAAGCCGACATATCGGGTGAGAGACGGCGTGCGCGTCTGA
- a CDS encoding DUF6252 family protein, translated as MVTMLTGLGRVSFLLLCLTVLAGPQFISAANAGDAAMTASFDGKPWTASFAQGTTLEMAGKPVLNLSGTQQGSPTMTFNSMLVLKTPGDYVGTYPFGGGFPANGANFNILDSGAMVGHVRFKSGEVVIETYDPAAKTISGHFSASGKDDDGKEADIKDGRFSGVLVSPQ; from the coding sequence ATGGTCACAATGCTCACAGGACTTGGCCGCGTTTCATTCTTGCTGCTTTGCCTCACGGTTCTGGCCGGCCCGCAGTTCATATCGGCCGCAAACGCCGGGGACGCCGCCATGACCGCCAGTTTCGACGGCAAGCCGTGGACGGCATCCTTCGCGCAAGGCACGACGCTGGAGATGGCAGGCAAACCGGTGCTGAACCTGTCGGGGACCCAACAGGGCTCGCCGACGATGACATTCAATTCGATGCTGGTGCTGAAAACGCCAGGCGACTATGTCGGCACCTACCCGTTCGGCGGCGGATTTCCCGCCAATGGCGCCAACTTCAACATCCTCGATTCCGGCGCCATGGTCGGGCACGTCAGGTTCAAGAGCGGCGAAGTGGTGATCGAAACGTACGACCCTGCCGCAAAGACCATTTCAGGTCATTTCTCCGCCTCCGGCAAGGACGATGATGGCAAGGAAGCAGACATCAAGGACGGTCGATTTTCGGGAGTTTTGGTTAGCCCGCAATGA
- a CDS encoding DUF2059 domain-containing protein — MMLHNRVRGLCVVLAASAVFALSSPAFSQDVTDSHLKAARAAVAAIHATDPFDGILPQAAAALESQLIQKNPDMQELISKTVNEKALALASRRADLEKEAALAYAKVFSEKDLNDIATFYSSDAGKKLLDSGPTVTRELVKAADIWQNGVARDLAQQVGQTLAAAAKAAAPAPAAPAEDAAPADNSAPADGAAPADGAAPADGSAPADGTQN, encoded by the coding sequence ATGATGTTGCATAACCGGGTTCGCGGCCTTTGCGTCGTTCTGGCGGCTTCGGCCGTTTTCGCCTTGTCGTCGCCGGCGTTTTCGCAGGACGTCACCGATTCGCACCTGAAGGCGGCGCGGGCGGCGGTCGCGGCGATCCATGCGACCGACCCGTTCGACGGCATCCTGCCGCAGGCGGCGGCCGCGCTCGAATCGCAGCTCATCCAGAAGAACCCGGACATGCAGGAGCTGATCAGCAAGACCGTCAATGAGAAGGCGCTGGCGCTGGCCTCGCGCCGCGCCGATCTCGAAAAGGAAGCAGCCCTTGCCTATGCGAAGGTGTTTTCAGAGAAGGACCTCAATGACATCGCAACTTTCTACAGCTCCGACGCTGGCAAGAAGCTGCTTGACAGCGGTCCGACTGTGACGCGTGAATTGGTCAAGGCAGCCGACATCTGGCAAAATGGCGTCGCCCGAGATCTCGCCCAGCAGGTCGGCCAAACGCTGGCGGCCGCCGCCAAGGCTGCGGCGCCTGCTCCGGCTGCGCCCGCCGAGGACGCCGCTCCGGCCGACAATTCAGCTCCGGCTGATGGCGCGGCTCCGGCCGATGGCGCCGCACCCGCCGACGGTTCGGCTCCCGCCGACGGCACGCAGAACTGA